Proteins co-encoded in one Novipirellula artificiosorum genomic window:
- a CDS encoding HAD family hydrolase: protein MLSPTQTIRTLLFDIDGTLLRTNEGGRGALESALEDEFQLDAARVDIPFCGRTDRQILNELLIRNQLPPSDSNRQRLQQRYLSFLPAVLTERGGEVLPGVMDVLRAIADDSRVCVSVMTGNLHESATFKLSHFGLSRYFRWIVGGDHDCHRDDLARRAMATIRDAFGDEATEQVMVIGDTPADIRCGHAIGARTIGVCTGRYDRQALEAENPHVVLDDLSDVAQVCSLFVS from the coding sequence GTGCTTTCTCCGACCCAAACCATCCGAACCCTGCTGTTTGACATCGACGGCACCCTGCTGCGCACCAACGAAGGAGGCCGTGGAGCGTTGGAATCGGCGCTCGAAGACGAGTTCCAGCTTGACGCCGCCCGGGTCGATATCCCGTTTTGCGGGCGGACCGATCGGCAAATCCTCAACGAGTTGTTGATTCGCAACCAACTGCCGCCCAGCGATTCGAACCGCCAACGATTGCAGCAGCGCTACTTGTCCTTTTTGCCGGCGGTGCTCACCGAACGTGGTGGCGAGGTACTTCCCGGCGTGATGGACGTGCTCCGCGCCATTGCCGACGATTCCCGTGTTTGCGTCAGCGTAATGACGGGGAATCTGCATGAAAGCGCTACTTTCAAGCTCAGCCATTTCGGTCTGAGCCGCTATTTTCGCTGGATCGTCGGCGGCGACCACGATTGCCATCGCGACGATTTGGCCCGCAGGGCAATGGCAACCATCCGGGACGCTTTCGGGGATGAGGCAACCGAACAGGTGATGGTGATTGGCGACACACCAGCGGATATCCGCTGCGGCCACGCGATCGGTGCCCGAACCATTGGCGTTTGCACCGGCCGTTACGACCGCCAAGCACTCGAGGCCGAAAACCCGCACGTCGTTCTCGATGACTTGTCGGACGTCGCCCAGGTCTGCTCGCTGTTCGTTTCGTGA
- the ubiE gene encoding bifunctional demethylmenaquinone methyltransferase/2-methoxy-6-polyprenyl-1,4-benzoquinol methylase UbiE: MTASVFEQHEMAPIDNDSADRDSAGDDSAVPGVDKSGTRVREMFRQIAPRYDAMNHLLSLSIDRYWRWRAVRRLRMEPNHPVLDTCTGTGDLAIAIAKKAPPSVHVMGSDFCTAMLEIACQKRRPGKSSENIEFIEADSQALPFPENTFQCVTVAFGLRNVTDTDQGLREMVRVCTAGGQVVVLEFSQPRMIGLRQLYGFYFRIILPRIGQWFARNDKSAYKYLPESVGQFPDGQTLADRMTAAGMVQVRFTPMTFGVATIYEGKKPSVRNELMKQGQP; the protein is encoded by the coding sequence ATGACCGCATCGGTTTTCGAACAACACGAAATGGCCCCCATCGACAACGATTCTGCTGACCGTGATTCTGCCGGCGATGATTCCGCCGTGCCCGGCGTTGATAAGAGTGGGACGCGGGTGCGAGAGATGTTTCGTCAAATCGCCCCTCGATACGATGCGATGAACCACCTGTTGTCGCTCAGCATCGACCGCTATTGGCGCTGGCGAGCGGTGCGGCGGTTGCGGATGGAGCCGAACCATCCCGTGCTCGATACATGTACGGGAACGGGTGACTTGGCGATCGCGATCGCCAAAAAGGCACCGCCGTCGGTGCACGTCATGGGCAGCGATTTTTGCACCGCGATGCTGGAAATCGCCTGCCAAAAACGGCGGCCAGGGAAAAGCAGCGAAAACATCGAGTTCATCGAAGCCGATTCGCAAGCGTTGCCCTTTCCTGAAAATACGTTCCAGTGCGTGACCGTCGCGTTCGGATTGCGGAATGTGACCGATACCGATCAGGGGTTACGTGAGATGGTGCGAGTTTGCACCGCTGGCGGCCAGGTGGTGGTCTTGGAATTCTCCCAGCCACGGATGATCGGTTTGCGGCAGCTCTACGGTTTCTACTTTCGCATCATCTTGCCGCGAATTGGTCAATGGTTCGCTCGCAATGACAAATCGGCCTACAAGTACCTGCCCGAGTCGGTGGGCCAGTTTCCTGATGGACAGACGCTCGCCGATCGGATGACAGCCGCTGGGATGGTGCAGGTTCGCTTCACCCCGATGACCTTCGGAGTGGCCACGATTTACGAGGGGAAGAAACCCTCAGTGCGGAACGAGTTGATGAAACAGGGGCAGCCTTGA
- a CDS encoding UbiX family flavin prenyltransferase: MSDLNQDYPVVLAMTGASGAIYGVRLLQLLSRSGTEVHLTISPSGAAVIRQELDLEVDLNDADLLPLLRYVPKWSNPTGVSMLAGDLPAGDLAAQRANIHYHRYNDYFTPIASGSFRTSAMVVCPCSGSTLSGIAHASASNLIQRAAEVHLKEHRRLVLVPRETPLSVMQLENMQRVAAAGAVMLPAMPGWYHGVDSLDSLVDFIVSRILDQIGVDNSLIGRWGEA; this comes from the coding sequence ATGTCGGACTTGAATCAAGATTACCCCGTTGTCTTGGCGATGACCGGCGCAAGTGGCGCGATCTACGGGGTTCGCTTGCTGCAGCTCCTCAGCCGCAGCGGGACCGAGGTCCATTTGACGATCAGCCCGAGTGGTGCGGCGGTGATTCGACAGGAATTGGATCTTGAGGTGGATCTCAACGACGCCGACTTGCTGCCGCTTCTTCGCTATGTGCCAAAATGGTCGAATCCGACCGGTGTATCGATGTTGGCGGGTGATTTGCCGGCGGGCGATTTGGCGGCACAGCGTGCGAACATCCACTACCACCGTTACAACGACTATTTCACACCGATCGCCAGCGGTTCGTTTCGCACTTCGGCAATGGTGGTTTGTCCCTGCAGCGGCAGCACGCTGAGTGGGATCGCCCATGCCTCGGCATCGAATTTGATCCAACGAGCGGCGGAGGTTCATTTGAAAGAGCATCGACGGTTGGTGCTGGTGCCGCGGGAAACGCCACTGAGTGTGATGCAGCTGGAGAACATGCAACGAGTTGCGGCGGCCGGAGCGGTGATGTTGCCGGCGATGCCGGGCTGGTATCACGGTGTCGATTCGCTTGATTCGCTCGTCGATTTTATCGTCAGCCGGATTTTGGATCAGATCGGTGTCGACAATTCCCTAATCGGCCGCTGGGGCGAAGCATGA
- a CDS encoding UbiA-like polyprenyltransferase translates to MSTRDWLGLIRFSHTLFALPFAAFAAVMAFTTPLASADRPVFRVQDAVGILFCMVFARSAAMAFNRLVDHRIDAENPRTAQRHLPAGLLSRNSVMVFTVLCSIGFVASTLLFWPNALPLAGSIPVLVFLFGYSLAKRFTAASHLWLGVALSLAPICAWVAVRGNEVLTNPSDLLAPVLLAAAVAAWVTGFDIIYACQDAEFDTKLGLHSVPARFGVGGALQMAAVCHVVMLALLALLPWVAGSSGLGTLFWITLVVITVMVLWQHALVRPHDLGRVNQAFFNTNAAISLTLLIAGTVDCLWV, encoded by the coding sequence ATGAGCACGCGAGATTGGCTTGGGCTGATTCGATTCAGTCACACTCTTTTTGCGCTGCCGTTTGCTGCTTTCGCGGCGGTGATGGCGTTTACCACGCCGCTCGCATCCGCAGACCGGCCGGTATTTCGTGTGCAAGATGCTGTCGGGATTCTGTTCTGCATGGTGTTTGCTCGTAGCGCGGCGATGGCGTTCAATCGTTTGGTGGATCATCGGATCGATGCCGAAAATCCTCGAACGGCCCAGCGGCATTTGCCGGCTGGTTTGTTATCGCGAAACAGCGTGATGGTTTTCACCGTTTTGTGTTCGATCGGCTTTGTTGCTTCCACGCTGTTATTCTGGCCAAACGCGTTGCCACTTGCCGGATCGATTCCCGTGCTGGTTTTTTTGTTTGGCTATAGTTTGGCGAAACGATTTACCGCGGCGTCGCACCTTTGGCTTGGTGTTGCACTGAGTCTGGCGCCGATTTGTGCTTGGGTCGCGGTACGCGGAAACGAAGTGTTGACGAATCCCAGCGATTTGCTGGCCCCCGTTTTGTTGGCGGCGGCGGTAGCGGCTTGGGTGACCGGGTTCGATATCATTTACGCTTGCCAAGACGCTGAGTTTGACACCAAGCTGGGCCTGCACAGTGTACCGGCTCGGTTTGGAGTGGGTGGCGCCTTGCAGATGGCTGCGGTTTGTCATGTGGTGATGCTTGCCTTGTTGGCGTTGTTGCCATGGGTGGCGGGATCCTCGGGGCTGGGCACTTTGTTTTGGATCACGTTGGTGGTCATCACGGTGATGGTCCTGTGGCAACACGCGTTGGTGCGTCCGCACGACTTGGGCCGCGTGAACCAGGCCTTCTTTAATACCAATGCGGCGATTAGTTTGACGTTACTGATTGCAGGCACAGTTGATTGTTTGTGGGTATGA
- the mqnE gene encoding aminofutalosine synthase MqnE produces the protein MNQETKARFREIRDKVEAEQRLSLEDGIFLYDPGVRLQEIGELANWVRERKNGNVGYYNINTHLNPTNVCVYRCRFCAFRSDLRDPKGYAMTDEQVLDRGREATENGCTEMHIVGGLHHQKTYHWYRNIIELLHTNYPQIHLKGWTAVEINWFEFQTKQSVRWVLEDLISVGLGSMPGGGAEIFHPEVRDQLCEHKANTHAWLDIHRTAHQIGLRTNCTMLYGHVEKAFHRIDHLIRLRELQDETGGFQVFIPLAFHPENTKLSDIRKPSALMDLRTIAISRLMLDNIQHIKAYWIMLGVETAQTALAYGADDLDGTVRHELIYHDAGATTPECLSIDKIRGLISEAGREPVERDTIYRRVHRDSNDFTKWNSGASVDAQAATTT, from the coding sequence ATGAATCAAGAAACAAAAGCTCGTTTTCGAGAAATCCGAGACAAGGTCGAAGCCGAACAGCGGTTGTCGCTTGAGGATGGGATTTTTCTCTATGATCCCGGGGTCCGGCTTCAAGAAATTGGTGAGCTCGCGAATTGGGTTCGCGAGCGGAAGAACGGAAACGTTGGGTACTACAACATCAACACCCATTTGAATCCGACCAACGTTTGCGTCTATCGATGTCGCTTTTGTGCCTTTCGAAGTGATCTGCGTGACCCCAAGGGCTACGCGATGACCGATGAACAGGTGCTGGATCGAGGACGCGAAGCGACCGAGAACGGCTGCACGGAAATGCACATTGTCGGCGGGCTGCATCACCAAAAAACGTACCACTGGTACCGGAATATAATCGAGCTGTTGCACACGAATTACCCGCAGATTCACTTGAAAGGCTGGACCGCGGTGGAGATCAATTGGTTTGAGTTTCAGACCAAGCAATCGGTCCGCTGGGTGTTGGAAGATTTGATCTCCGTTGGTTTAGGCAGCATGCCGGGTGGAGGGGCTGAGATCTTCCACCCCGAAGTTCGCGACCAATTGTGTGAACACAAAGCGAATACGCACGCATGGCTTGATATTCATCGAACGGCTCACCAAATCGGGCTGCGAACCAACTGCACGATGCTGTATGGGCATGTGGAAAAAGCGTTTCATCGGATCGATCATTTGATCCGGTTGCGTGAACTGCAAGACGAAACCGGAGGCTTCCAAGTCTTCATCCCGTTGGCCTTTCATCCCGAAAATACGAAGTTGTCGGACATCAGGAAACCTTCGGCGCTGATGGATCTGCGGACGATCGCCATCAGCCGGTTGATGCTCGATAACATCCAACACATCAAAGCGTACTGGATCATGTTAGGCGTCGAGACGGCGCAAACGGCCTTGGCCTACGGAGCCGATGATCTTGATGGTACGGTGCGTCACGAGTTGATTTACCACGATGCTGGCGCAACGACACCGGAATGCCTGTCGATTGATAAGATCCGTGGATTGATCAGTGAAGCGGGACGCGAACCCGTTGAAAGAGACACCATCTATCGACGGGTGCACCGTGATTCAAACGATTTCACGAAATGGAACAGCGGCGCTTCGGTCGACGCACAAGCTGCGACGACTACATGA
- a CDS encoding serine/threonine protein kinase, with product MGLFDSIKARLGSGASAAKATSRINVEARFERMRTSAIGTMSSFFVARDREQDRIVGVKLLDIEKMELFESRFKRLNKPSEGEIAMGMSHAHIVKTYEAGLTTKGQPILVMEYIEGPSLQHIIVKKQESLVEGRRLMLIREMGEALKYVHSRGFIHRDICPRNYICLPDISGVKLIDFGLTIPATPPFMAPGNRTGTPLYMSPEIVRRRHTDQRVDIFSFGITCYCLCSFKHPWQGDEVNGRAALYHDTSPPKDLLQYCPNIDPKLARAIMAALQPKVEERTPTMDQFLQSIRMIKGEY from the coding sequence ATGGGTCTTTTCGATTCGATTAAAGCGAGGCTCGGTTCGGGGGCATCCGCAGCCAAAGCGACAAGCCGAATCAACGTGGAAGCGAGATTCGAACGGATGCGCACCAGCGCGATCGGAACGATGAGTAGCTTCTTCGTCGCTCGCGATCGGGAACAAGACCGGATCGTCGGCGTCAAATTGCTCGACATCGAAAAGATGGAGCTGTTCGAGAGCCGCTTCAAACGCTTGAACAAGCCGAGCGAAGGGGAAATCGCGATGGGGATGTCCCACGCCCACATCGTCAAAACCTACGAAGCCGGCCTGACGACCAAGGGCCAGCCGATCTTGGTGATGGAATACATCGAAGGCCCCAGTCTACAGCACATTATCGTCAAAAAGCAGGAGAGCTTGGTCGAGGGCCGAAGGTTGATGCTCATTCGCGAAATGGGCGAAGCGCTCAAATATGTTCATTCTCGCGGTTTCATTCATCGAGATATCTGTCCGCGCAATTATATTTGTCTGCCCGACATCAGCGGGGTCAAGCTGATCGACTTTGGACTGACCATCCCCGCCACCCCACCGTTCATGGCACCGGGGAACCGCACCGGCACCCCGTTGTACATGTCGCCGGAAATCGTTCGACGACGGCACACGGACCAGCGCGTCGACATTTTTTCCTTCGGGATCACCTGTTATTGCCTTTGTAGTTTCAAGCACCCTTGGCAAGGGGATGAGGTCAATGGCCGCGCCGCGCTCTACCACGACACCTCGCCCCCGAAGGATTTGTTGCAGTATTGCCCCAACATCGACCCGAAACTCGCCCGAGCCATCATGGCGGCACTTCAGCCAAAGGTGGAAGAGCGAACCCCCACAATGGACCAGTTCCTGCAATCGATTCGGATGATCAAAGGCGAGTACTGA
- the accD gene encoding acetyl-CoA carboxylase, carboxyltransferase subunit beta — MSPLSAPMATVHSQSPVLAETSTPMSQSKKRGVPEGLWVKCPGCSASVYKKEVEQRLNVCPKCEYHFYVSAHERIAQVLDDGTFEPMNEHLRSTDPLEFADRRKYSERLVGEQKRTGLTDAVVTGTGMIRARRVAFAVTDSAFIMGSMGSVVGERLTRLVEFATEQELPLIIISASGGGARMHEGILSLMQMAKVTAALARYDEACGLFVSVLTNPTMGGVAASFASLGDLVFAEPKALIGFAGPRTIKATIGIELPEGFQTSEFLLEHGYIDRIVPRKSLKTEIARAIDYCGK, encoded by the coding sequence ATGTCGCCCCTGTCCGCTCCGATGGCAACCGTCCATTCCCAATCCCCCGTTCTTGCTGAGACTTCGACACCCATGAGCCAATCCAAGAAACGCGGCGTCCCCGAAGGTTTGTGGGTCAAATGTCCAGGCTGTTCCGCTTCGGTCTATAAAAAAGAGGTCGAGCAGCGTTTGAATGTCTGTCCAAAATGCGAGTACCACTTCTACGTTTCTGCCCACGAGCGAATCGCGCAGGTGCTCGACGATGGCACCTTCGAACCCATGAACGAGCACCTCCGTTCGACCGACCCGCTGGAATTCGCCGATCGACGGAAATACTCTGAGCGTTTAGTGGGTGAACAAAAACGCACAGGCTTAACCGATGCGGTGGTCACGGGAACCGGCATGATCCGTGCCCGTCGCGTTGCGTTCGCCGTCACCGACAGTGCCTTCATCATGGGCAGTATGGGATCGGTCGTGGGGGAACGGCTGACTCGCTTGGTCGAATTTGCGACCGAACAGGAGCTGCCTCTGATCATCATTAGCGCCAGCGGTGGAGGGGCTCGAATGCACGAGGGAATCTTGTCGCTGATGCAAATGGCCAAGGTGACCGCGGCGCTGGCCCGCTACGACGAAGCCTGCGGGTTGTTTGTTAGCGTGCTGACCAATCCGACCATGGGAGGCGTCGCTGCCAGCTTCGCGTCGCTCGGCGACCTGGTTTTTGCAGAACCCAAAGCATTGATCGGATTTGCCGGCCCGCGAACAATTAAGGCAACGATCGGGATTGAGCTGCCCGAGGGGTTCCAGACGAGCGAATTCTTGCTGGAACATGGATACATCGACCGGATCGTTCCGAGAAAGAGCCTAAAAACCGAGATTGCTCGCGCCATCGACTATTGTGGAAAGTAG
- the hemW gene encoding radical SAM family heme chaperone HemW has protein sequence MTIPDRDWPIPRSAYVHVPFCRHRCGYCNFSVIAGREDLIDRFLDAIDRELAPLDRPVVDTLYLGGGTPTHLPNDRLARLLEILQRRFRFDDAVEWTSEANPEDVDTEKLRVLSEYGVNRISLGVQSFQTAKLKRFERNHSATQATRAVEQAAEVIGNVSIDLIFAAPGETLRDWQADLRTVLDLPVQHLSAYALTFEKGTPFWNARMHGQIKSVSETTEIKMYESTRHLTAESGMAQYEISNFALPGFHSRHNMAYWLGRGWFAAGPGAARFSEGRREVNHRSTTTYLNRMERGESPVAETETLTQRQSARERAAFGVRMIDGIDLTEIGRDTGVNLWSECAAEIEQAITVGWLERSEDRIRLTPSGLLFADAVAAELLP, from the coding sequence TTGACGATACCCGACCGCGATTGGCCGATTCCTCGATCTGCCTATGTGCATGTCCCCTTTTGCCGTCATCGTTGTGGGTACTGCAATTTCAGCGTGATCGCCGGTCGAGAGGATCTGATCGATCGATTCCTTGACGCAATCGATCGAGAATTGGCCCCGCTCGATCGCCCCGTCGTCGACACGTTGTATCTCGGCGGAGGAACGCCAACTCATCTGCCAAACGATCGGCTCGCACGATTGCTCGAGATCCTGCAGCGACGTTTCCGCTTTGACGATGCGGTCGAATGGACGTCCGAAGCAAACCCCGAGGACGTGGATACAGAAAAGCTTCGCGTGCTGTCGGAGTACGGCGTCAACCGAATCAGTCTCGGGGTGCAGTCGTTTCAGACAGCAAAACTGAAGCGTTTCGAACGTAACCACTCTGCCACACAAGCGACTCGCGCGGTCGAACAGGCGGCCGAGGTGATTGGCAACGTTTCGATCGATTTGATCTTTGCCGCGCCGGGGGAAACGTTGCGGGATTGGCAAGCCGATTTGCGGACTGTGTTGGATTTACCGGTCCAACATCTGTCGGCCTACGCCTTGACCTTTGAAAAGGGAACGCCGTTTTGGAACGCTCGGATGCACGGCCAAATCAAGAGCGTCAGTGAAACAACGGAAATCAAGATGTACGAATCGACGCGACATCTGACCGCCGAGTCGGGCATGGCCCAATACGAGATTTCCAATTTTGCGTTGCCCGGATTTCACAGTCGCCACAACATGGCGTATTGGCTAGGCCGCGGTTGGTTCGCAGCGGGCCCCGGCGCAGCGAGGTTTTCGGAGGGACGACGCGAAGTGAACCACCGCAGCACCACGACCTACTTGAACCGGATGGAACGAGGTGAAAGTCCCGTCGCAGAAACCGAAACCTTGACGCAGCGGCAATCGGCTCGCGAGCGAGCTGCGTTTGGCGTCCGCATGATCGATGGGATCGACTTGACCGAGATCGGCCGAGACACAGGGGTCAATCTGTGGAGCGAGTGTGCCGCGGAAATCGAGCAAGCGATCACGGTCGGCTGGCTCGAGCGATCTGAAGACCGGATTCGATTGACCCCGTCAGGGCTGCTATTCGCCGATGCCGTCGCAGCCGAGCTGTTGCCGTAG
- a CDS encoding MBL fold metallo-hydrolase: MVENAPVLSHHHDGLTIEGYSRAAVQTCWRVNELKVLFDCGIQPWDFMGTSTLFISHTHLDHIAALPAYVSRRRMMKMDPPVIYLPDSAVDTAWDMLQMFRRLDRGAMPCELIGLLPGDETSISREYVVTALPTRHTIESLGFVVHQRRHKLKPEFVGLDGDKLRDLKLSGTEITQETRVPVFAYTGDTSPPGLDENPVFYEANVLVTEMTFVAPEHRKDKIHKHGHMHVDDYRKRADRFKNELIIAAHLSTRYNTNQVKRMVSKVLPDLMQGRMRLWL; encoded by the coding sequence ATGGTTGAAAACGCTCCCGTCCTCTCTCATCACCACGACGGTCTGACGATCGAAGGCTACTCGCGTGCCGCGGTGCAAACGTGTTGGCGAGTCAACGAACTCAAGGTCTTGTTCGACTGCGGCATTCAGCCCTGGGACTTCATGGGCACGTCGACGCTGTTTATCTCGCATACCCACCTCGATCACATCGCTGCATTGCCGGCATACGTGTCGCGGCGACGAATGATGAAGATGGATCCCCCAGTCATCTATCTACCCGATTCCGCAGTCGATACCGCCTGGGACATGTTACAGATGTTCCGGCGACTCGATCGCGGAGCGATGCCCTGTGAATTGATCGGCTTGCTACCAGGCGACGAAACGTCGATCAGCCGCGAATATGTCGTGACGGCACTGCCGACGCGTCACACGATCGAATCGCTTGGGTTTGTTGTGCACCAACGACGGCACAAACTAAAACCTGAATTTGTTGGCCTTGACGGCGACAAGCTGCGCGATCTGAAACTCTCGGGGACCGAGATCACCCAAGAGACTCGCGTCCCAGTGTTCGCGTACACGGGCGACACCTCCCCTCCAGGACTCGACGAAAATCCCGTGTTCTATGAGGCAAATGTATTGGTCACCGAGATGACTTTCGTTGCACCGGAGCATCGCAAGGACAAGATCCACAAACATGGGCACATGCATGTCGACGACTACCGCAAACGTGCCGACCGATTCAAAAATGAATTGATCATCGCGGCGCATTTGAGTACGCGGTACAATACGAATCAGGTGAAACGAATGGTCAGCAAAGTGCTGCCGGATCTGATGCAAGGTCGCATGAGGCTTTGGCTTTGA
- a CDS encoding segregation and condensation protein A — MSFRIELPAYRGPIDLLLYLVRRQEVSLAEMSLAKIVDQYLEYLDILKELDLGDVGDFLDLASTLVEMKSLSVLPKVVEESDEEELLDPQSELIERLLQYKEIRDAAEVLDEMGQRWQQRYERMSDDLPNRRIDPGDQPIVDLEIWDLVSAFGRIMRESAGPPVTEVVYDDTPIHVYMQRIHDSLRDHERVPLMDLVTGGIHKSSLIGWFLATLELTRHHGAAVEQDEHGEVVVVRTANYSDQLNVNEVDNYGAAKIESSNMPVRMR; from the coding sequence ATGAGTTTTCGCATTGAATTGCCTGCCTATCGAGGTCCAATCGACCTACTGCTTTACCTCGTTCGGCGCCAAGAAGTGTCGCTGGCGGAGATGTCGCTGGCGAAGATCGTCGATCAATACCTGGAGTATTTGGACATTTTGAAAGAGCTCGATCTGGGCGACGTCGGTGATTTCTTGGACCTCGCCAGCACGTTGGTCGAGATGAAAAGCTTGTCGGTGCTGCCCAAAGTGGTCGAGGAATCGGACGAAGAAGAGCTCCTCGATCCTCAGTCGGAATTGATTGAGCGATTGCTGCAGTACAAAGAAATCCGGGATGCGGCCGAAGTCTTGGATGAAATGGGGCAGCGCTGGCAGCAGCGATACGAGCGGATGAGTGACGATTTGCCCAACCGGCGGATCGATCCGGGCGACCAACCGATCGTCGATTTGGAAATTTGGGACTTGGTCAGTGCGTTTGGCCGGATCATGCGAGAATCCGCGGGGCCACCGGTAACCGAAGTCGTGTACGACGACACTCCGATTCACGTTTACATGCAACGCATCCACGATTCCTTGCGGGACCACGAACGCGTACCGCTGATGGATTTGGTCACCGGCGGGATTCATAAATCTTCGCTCATCGGTTGGTTCTTGGCCACCTTGGAATTGACCCGGCACCACGGCGCGGCGGTGGAGCAGGACGAGCATGGCGAGGTCGTCGTCGTGCGGACGGCGAACTATTCCGACCAATTGAATGTCAACGAAGTCGACAACTACGGTGCGGCCAAAATCGAATCGAGCAACATGCCGGTTCGAATGCGATAG